The following proteins are co-located in the Clostridiales bacterium genome:
- a CDS encoding epoxyqueuosine reductase, which translates to MKSEGVSNTGIEAHIQKKAYELGFEKCGIVPLDQLAGYGEMMGERVKNLPESAAFYRRQQRLADPSTEFPWAKSVIVAAVPYGNYHVPDEVKGRIGKSYLFDIRIDENAREFQNNRKMEAFLEELGIRAETNRKFGVVGLRWAAQIAGLGVIRRNNFLYTESGSWVHLEGWLIDIKAEKKERTEVRKCPEGCKKCIEACPTGSLSQPYTMSPTACISFLTTFGGRDIPSLFQASKDFGSCIYGCDLCQDVCPMNRGTWNEKDEFPGMDDLAFSLLPENIILMEEAFYQTKVQPKFFYLQPDELWKWKVDTLCYMRNNYREEYRPLVTAACTDVHEKVREMAALICEELLLVR; encoded by the coding sequence ATGAAAAGCGAAGGCGTTTCGAACACTGGAATTGAAGCGCATATACAAAAGAAAGCCTACGAACTTGGTTTTGAAAAATGCGGGATTGTGCCCCTTGATCAACTGGCCGGATATGGGGAAATGATGGGAGAACGGGTGAAAAATCTACCGGAATCAGCAGCGTTCTATAGAAGGCAGCAGCGTCTTGCAGACCCATCAACAGAATTCCCATGGGCAAAGTCTGTGATTGTGGCGGCGGTTCCCTACGGAAATTACCATGTTCCTGATGAAGTGAAAGGCCGGATTGGGAAATCTTATCTTTTCGATATTCGCATTGATGAAAATGCGAGGGAATTCCAAAATAATCGTAAGATGGAGGCCTTTCTGGAAGAACTGGGAATTCGGGCAGAAACCAACCGAAAGTTCGGCGTTGTGGGTTTGCGCTGGGCTGCACAAATTGCAGGTCTTGGGGTAATTCGGAGAAATAATTTTTTATATACCGAATCCGGCTCATGGGTGCATCTTGAAGGCTGGCTGATTGATATAAAAGCTGAGAAAAAGGAGCGCACTGAAGTCCGCAAGTGTCCGGAGGGCTGCAAAAAGTGCATCGAGGCTTGCCCGACAGGTTCGTTATCCCAGCCTTACACCATGTCGCCCACTGCCTGTATCTCTTTTCTTACTACCTTTGGCGGCCGGGATATCCCAAGCCTGTTTCAAGCGAGCAAAGACTTTGGCAGTTGTATCTATGGATGTGATCTCTGCCAAGATGTTTGTCCCATGAATCGAGGAACCTGGAACGAAAAAGATGAATTTCCTGGAATGGATGACCTTGCTTTTTCTCTTCTTCCAGAAAATATCATTCTAATGGAGGAAGCGTTTTATCAAACAAAAGTACAGCCTAAATTTTTCTACCTTCAGCCGGATGAACTTTGGAAATGGAAGGTTGACACACTTTGCTACATGAGGAATAATTATCGTGAGGAATATCGTCCCCTCGTCACAGCAGCCTGCACCGATGTACATGAAAAGGTCAGGGAGATGGCGGCTTTGATTTGTGAGGAACTGCTATTGGTGCGTTAG
- a CDS encoding winged helix-turn-helix transcriptional regulator, translating into MGKEPGLRDCACRNLRMTTRVITQYYDAALRPAGLSAAQFALLAAVSAVGGRTIGELAEAQLMDQTTATRSIELLKKNGYLEARTGEVDSRKRHIWITGLGTETLRKAIPFWEQAQRTIEQGLGTEKYEDFLTTLAELQRII; encoded by the coding sequence ATGGGGAAAGAACCTGGATTAAGAGACTGTGCCTGCAGAAATCTGCGCATGACTACAAGAGTGATTACTCAGTATTATGATGCGGCGTTGCGACCGGCGGGGTTAAGCGCGGCGCAATTTGCTTTGCTGGCTGCCGTTTCGGCGGTAGGAGGAAGAACCATTGGAGAACTGGCAGAAGCCCAGCTTATGGATCAGACAACAGCCACCCGAAGCATCGAATTGCTAAAGAAGAATGGTTACCTGGAAGCGCGCACAGGCGAAGTGGATTCCAGGAAGAGGCATATCTGGATCACAGGGCTGGGAACAGAAACGCTTCGTAAAGCAATCCCGTTTTGGGAGCAAGCGCAACGGACAATAGAGCAGGGACTCGGAACAGAAAAGTATGAGGACTTTTTAACGACCCTTGCTGAACTTCAAAGGATTATATAA
- a CDS encoding cupin domain-containing protein, with translation MIKHSNIFPEPILRLPEADIPLKGVAAYMSQSSNHQVLFMEFAEDVELPEHSHAEQVGIVIKGKIDMTIDGTTKTYQTGDVYFIPENVPHHGYIYAGYADVTFFNEKDRYLPKSIV, from the coding sequence ATGATAAAACACAGCAACATTTTTCCCGAACCAATCTTGAGGCTTCCGGAAGCAGATATTCCATTGAAGGGAGTCGCTGCTTACATGTCGCAAAGCAGCAATCATCAAGTACTTTTTATGGAATTTGCTGAGGATGTGGAATTGCCGGAGCATTCTCACGCAGAGCAAGTTGGAATTGTCATTAAGGGAAAAATTGATATGACGATTGATGGGACAACGAAAACCTATCAAACCGGAGACGTTTACTTCATACCTGAGAATGTTCCGCATCATGGTTATATTTATGCGGGATATGCGGATGTGACTTTTTTTAATGAGAAGGATCGATATCTTCCCAAGTCCATCGTTTGA
- a CDS encoding GGDEF domain-containing protein, which produces MHRFRRVMEKSKNAEIQKEYNQIHKSWLDLHFKTSAALFLLSLAVEAILGFMICNSDLLNTTIPIFILKFFIAPASANLLLILISFNVMKSKRLSQEIKIYTVSIVFVIMCFVLFTVHIAFPSLYFFFAIPIVMTTVYADYRLTSITSGVCLVSVAVSQLLIKWDVDKVDIFDSFNHLGDFIISIVILLAFSAACMVVIRFERAKNEASVLKEMDRNQLRLKLQMDELTGIFNRKALHNALQDMEEDETETTYIFVMIDLDHFKALNDHYGHLMGDQCLIEFGTILNECCGDAMPCRYGGDEFSILFSNYNMDKVIATCRRIQKNMEALRVGDYGELPVTASFGIAEYVKEMDMAQLIICADQALYEAKVSKNAISIYQRGMRQMGKKQA; this is translated from the coding sequence ATGCATCGGTTTCGGAGGGTTATGGAAAAATCAAAGAATGCTGAAATACAGAAGGAGTATAATCAGATTCATAAAAGCTGGCTTGATCTACATTTTAAGACTTCTGCAGCATTGTTTCTGCTGTCTTTAGCGGTGGAAGCGATCCTTGGATTTATGATTTGCAATTCCGACCTGTTGAATACCACGATACCTATTTTTATCTTGAAGTTTTTTATAGCACCTGCTTCTGCAAATCTACTGCTGATTTTAATCAGCTTCAATGTTATGAAGTCGAAACGATTGTCACAGGAGATTAAAATATATACTGTGTCTATCGTTTTTGTGATCATGTGCTTTGTCCTTTTTACGGTTCATATTGCATTCCCTTCGCTGTACTTTTTCTTTGCTATTCCAATCGTCATGACTACGGTTTACGCGGATTACAGACTGACATCAATTACTTCGGGGGTGTGCCTGGTTTCGGTGGCTGTATCACAATTGCTCATCAAGTGGGATGTCGATAAAGTAGATATTTTTGATAGTTTTAATCATCTCGGAGATTTTATCATATCAATTGTAATTCTATTGGCCTTTTCTGCAGCTTGTATGGTTGTGATAAGGTTTGAGAGAGCAAAAAATGAAGCCAGCGTTCTCAAAGAGATGGATCGGAATCAATTGCGGCTGAAGCTCCAGATGGATGAGCTGACAGGGATTTTTAATCGAAAAGCTCTACATAATGCACTTCAGGATATGGAAGAGGATGAAACTGAAACTACATATATATTCGTTATGATCGACTTGGATCATTTTAAAGCCCTAAATGACCATTATGGTCACCTTATGGGAGATCAATGCCTGATCGAATTCGGAACGATTTTAAACGAATGCTGTGGAGACGCTATGCCTTGCCGGTATGGCGGAGATGAATTCAGTATATTATTTTCCAACTATAATATGGACAAGGTTATTGCAACTTGCAGAAGAATTCAAAAGAATATGGAAGCTCTTCGTGTAGGTGACTATGGAGAGCTTCCGGTAACAGCAAGTTTTGGTATTGCAGAATATGTGAAAGAGATGGATATGGCCCAACTGATAATTTGTGCAGATCAGGCGCTTTATGAGGCCAAGGTCTCCAAGAATGCGATCAGCATATATCAGCGCGGGATGAGACAAATGGGAAAGAAACAGGCATGA
- a CDS encoding ABC transporter ATP-binding protein, with protein MSYIIFDHISKNYGSNQVLKGIDLKIERGDFVTLLGPSGCGKSTLLRCLSGLEAVTEGRFYLDGADITEMEPKDRNVGMIFQQYSLFPNMNVFQNISFGLKLKKLPKQHIEMKVRRAIEMVELNGKEDHYPSQLSGGQQQRVALARSIAAEPKVLLLDEPLSAIDAKLRRSLQSRIREIHDELGITSIFVTHDQDEAMILSDVIHLFNQGTIEQSDRPVDLYTSPKSAYAAGFIGQYNILSREDFHAIIYNKIQDTATRGDSREESSESSHIAIRPETIELNSELPEQSDEAYYQFDAVVRDYTLHGNVLRYTISVSGITLKADVLFRSFKLFEPNSTIHAYVAKRNCLNV; from the coding sequence ATGAGTTATATTATTTTTGATCATATCAGCAAAAACTACGGTTCCAATCAAGTCCTGAAAGGGATTGATCTAAAAATAGAACGAGGGGATTTTGTGACGCTCCTTGGACCATCGGGCTGCGGAAAGAGCACGCTTCTCCGTTGTCTCTCCGGACTGGAAGCTGTCACTGAAGGGCGATTCTATCTTGATGGTGCAGATATCACAGAGATGGAACCCAAGGACAGAAACGTAGGGATGATCTTTCAGCAATACAGCCTATTCCCAAATATGAATGTATTTCAGAACATCTCTTTCGGCTTGAAGCTGAAAAAGCTGCCGAAGCAGCATATCGAAATGAAGGTTCGAAGGGCTATTGAAATGGTGGAATTAAATGGCAAAGAAGATCACTATCCTTCCCAGCTCTCCGGGGGCCAGCAGCAGCGTGTAGCCCTGGCAAGATCCATTGCAGCAGAACCAAAGGTCCTCCTCCTTGATGAACCGCTTAGTGCCATCGATGCGAAGCTCAGACGCTCCCTGCAGTCCAGAATTCGTGAGATTCACGATGAGCTTGGGATAACCTCTATCTTCGTGACCCACGATCAAGACGAAGCCATGATTCTGTCCGATGTAATTCATCTGTTCAATCAAGGTACGATTGAGCAGTCAGACAGACCCGTTGATCTATATACCTCACCAAAATCTGCATATGCAGCAGGCTTTATCGGACAATATAATATTTTATCACGAGAAGATTTTCATGCAATCATCTATAACAAAATTCAGGATACAGCAACCAGGGGCGACTCACGGGAGGAATCATCTGAATCCAGCCACATTGCAATCCGCCCTGAAACCATCGAGCTAAATTCCGAATTGCCGGAGCAAAGTGATGAAGCTTACTATCAATTTGACGCTGTAGTCAGAGATTACACCTTGCACGGTAATGTTCTGAGATACACGATCTCGGTAAGCGGTATAACTTTGAAGGCAGATGTTCTGTTTCGAAGCTTTAAGCTTTTTGAACCGAATAGTACCATCCACGCTTATGTCGCAAAACGAAACTGCCTCAACGTATGA
- a CDS encoding ABC transporter permease subunit: protein MKNSISNRWAIALISIYLILPIVFTFLYSIFAEWNTVLPKGLTFKYYMQVLSSPIFLMALIRTLIMAVLPIFLCAIVILLAMYVVIVYLPKLDPIIQILCTIPYALQGVIIAISVLSLYADAPDPFSNRLLMLTGTYCILILPYMYQGIRNSLHAVNARGLLEAAQILGAGRFYSYFTVIVPNILSGITISALISAAIIFGDFVVVNIIGGNYYVTAQIFLYKSMFQSGQLTSAVSIVLFTVTLLLAAGVWIMQNKMEKQKEAKA from the coding sequence ATGAAAAACAGCATATCCAATCGATGGGCGATCGCGCTCATCTCGATTTATCTGATCCTTCCCATCGTCTTCACCTTCTTATACTCCATCTTTGCGGAGTGGAATACTGTACTTCCTAAGGGGCTCACCTTTAAGTACTATATGCAGGTGCTCTCATCACCGATTTTTCTCATGGCACTTATCAGGACCCTCATCATGGCGGTTCTTCCAATTTTCCTATGTGCCATTGTAATTTTACTTGCAATGTATGTGGTCATTGTTTATTTACCAAAGCTGGATCCTATCATTCAGATTCTATGCACCATCCCTTACGCACTGCAGGGAGTCATCATTGCCATCAGTGTCCTCTCTCTCTACGCAGATGCGCCTGATCCGTTTTCAAACAGGCTGCTGATGCTGACCGGAACCTACTGCATCTTGATCCTTCCATACATGTATCAGGGAATCCGAAACAGTCTTCACGCCGTCAATGCACGGGGCCTTCTGGAAGCAGCTCAGATTCTGGGAGCAGGAAGGTTCTACAGCTACTTTACTGTAATTGTACCGAATATCCTCTCCGGAATCACAATCTCCGCGTTGATATCAGCCGCAATCATCTTCGGTGATTTTGTTGTCGTAAATATCATTGGAGGAAACTATTATGTAACCGCTCAGATCTTCTTGTATAAGTCCATGTTCCAATCAGGTCAGCTAACCTCCGCGGTCAGCATTGTGCTATTTACGGTAACTCTGCTCCTGGCTGCCGGCGTATGGATCATGCAAAACAAAATGGAGAAACAAAAGGAGGCCAAAGCATGA
- a CDS encoding ABC transporter permease subunit, translating to MIIVRSFTLADASGFTVEHYIAVFSKKLYQQAVINSLIVSAVSAAVGLIVAFFGAKAASGADGKTKTFFLSVLNMTSNFAGLPLAFSFIIMFGNVGVFVMLGKQIGFSPLANINLYNVWGLTLTYIYFQIPLATLLMIPAFEGIRKEWQEAVSLLGGTLFQFWRNVGIPVLLPGIFGTFSVLFANALAAYATAYALLQNNFSLLPIRISEQFVGDIVQQPEFGSALAVIMMLLMVAAVTINNNLLKIAQGGRS from the coding sequence ATGATTATCGTAAGAAGCTTCACGCTCGCCGATGCATCCGGCTTCACAGTAGAGCACTACATTGCGGTATTTTCAAAAAAACTCTATCAGCAGGCTGTCATCAACAGCCTCATCGTATCAGCAGTATCGGCCGCTGTGGGTTTGATCGTCGCTTTCTTTGGAGCGAAAGCAGCATCCGGTGCAGACGGTAAGACAAAGACGTTCTTCCTGAGTGTGCTAAATATGACTTCAAATTTTGCAGGTTTGCCCTTGGCTTTTTCCTTCATCATTATGTTTGGAAATGTTGGTGTATTTGTCATGCTAGGAAAGCAGATCGGCTTTTCTCCATTGGCAAATATAAATTTATATAACGTCTGGGGCCTGACCCTAACCTATATTTACTTTCAAATACCACTGGCGACACTGCTCATGATCCCTGCATTTGAGGGGATCCGCAAAGAGTGGCAGGAAGCCGTAAGCCTTCTTGGCGGAACACTTTTTCAATTTTGGAGAAACGTAGGCATCCCCGTCCTTCTTCCCGGCATCTTTGGAACCTTCAGCGTACTTTTCGCCAATGCGCTGGCAGCTTATGCCACAGCCTACGCCCTTTTGCAGAATAATTTTTCGCTGCTTCCCATCCGTATTTCCGAGCAATTCGTTGGAGATATCGTGCAGCAGCCAGAATTTGGCTCAGCACTGGCAGTCATCATGATGCTCCTGATGGTAGCCGCTGTGACGATTAATAATAACCTGCTGAAAATTGCACAAGGAGGCAGAAGTTAA
- a CDS encoding alkaline phosphatase family protein — MSNNKTIFLLLDGCGFGVAECCLGYPEHLVERKQGAKYRVIGELPSSSRPIYETLLTGLPPYLHGVVSNRHPFRSETESVFHLCSKKGLITAASAYYWISELYITAPFDQAYNRFNLESDSPIRHGIFYFEDSYPDSHVFSDAEFLRTRYSPDFLMIHPMNGDETGHSYGHHSREHHLAVAKMNEILASSMPHWLNAGYNVVITADHGMNELGLHGGNTHLQRTVPLYLFSSKIKAGDFSSVTLSQLTVAPLLCSLLEIESAEGMMDLSDLGVDLFA; from the coding sequence ATGAGTAATAATAAAACCATATTTCTGCTTCTGGACGGCTGTGGATTTGGGGTAGCAGAATGCTGCCTCGGTTATCCGGAACATCTGGTGGAAAGAAAGCAAGGAGCCAAGTATCGTGTCATCGGTGAGCTGCCCAGCAGTTCACGGCCCATCTACGAAACGTTGTTAACAGGGCTTCCTCCCTATCTTCACGGCGTTGTCAGCAACCGGCATCCGTTCCGTTCTGAGACGGAAAGCGTCTTTCACCTTTGCAGTAAGAAAGGGCTAATCACAGCAGCCTCAGCTTATTACTGGATCAGCGAACTGTATATCACTGCTCCCTTTGACCAAGCGTACAATCGTTTCAATTTGGAGTCAGACAGCCCGATCCGCCATGGGATTTTTTACTTCGAGGATAGCTATCCTGATTCCCATGTCTTCAGTGACGCAGAATTTCTCAGAACACGCTATTCTCCGGATTTTCTGATGATCCACCCAATGAACGGAGATGAGACGGGACATAGTTACGGGCATCACTCAAGGGAACACCACCTGGCTGTGGCCAAAATGAATGAAATCCTTGCCTCCTCTATGCCCCACTGGTTGAATGCAGGTTATAACGTCGTCATAACCGCAGACCACGGAATGAATGAACTGGGCCTTCATGGAGGCAATACCCATCTACAGCGAACGGTACCCCTCTATCTGTTTTCGTCCAAAATAAAAGCCGGTGATTTTTCGAGCGTCACTCTTTCCCAGCTTACCGTCGCTCCGCTGCTCTGTTCTCTGCTTGAAATCGAGTCTGCCGAAGGGATGATGGATTTATCGGATTTGGGGGTTGATCTCTTTGCTTAA
- a CDS encoding extracellular solute-binding protein has product MKRKIISAVLALTLGTTLMTGCAGSSSAGEGDGKVDLNSISLEEMIEKAKQEGKVESVGMPDTWANWGDTWKEINELYGLTHTDVDMSSAEELAVFESEKNNATKDIGDVGQAFGPIAEEKGLTLPYKTSYWDDIPDWAKDDNGDWIIGYYGTIAIITNKALVSEAPKSFADILKGDYMVGVGDVVKASQAQNAVLSAAIANGGSESNIQPGIDYFKTLAEQGRLDKGELSLARLEKGEIAVALLWDYNALGYRDQFKANNPNSNFEVNIPQDGSIQSGYCTVINAYTTRPHAAALAREYILSDEGQINLAIGYAKPVRSSVILPPEVAAKLISNDQYKNARMVQDADVWKTTVESLGTKWQEEVIAYAK; this is encoded by the coding sequence GTGAAAAGGAAAATCATATCAGCAGTTCTCGCTTTGACTCTGGGAACAACCCTAATGACCGGATGTGCCGGAAGCAGCAGTGCGGGTGAAGGAGATGGAAAGGTCGACCTCAACAGCATTTCCCTGGAAGAGATGATTGAGAAGGCTAAGCAGGAAGGCAAAGTTGAATCAGTAGGAATGCCTGACACATGGGCGAACTGGGGCGACACATGGAAAGAGATCAACGAACTTTATGGACTGACCCATACCGATGTGGATATGTCTTCGGCAGAAGAACTTGCGGTTTTTGAATCAGAAAAGAATAATGCTACAAAAGACATTGGTGATGTCGGTCAAGCCTTTGGCCCAATTGCAGAGGAAAAAGGACTGACCCTTCCTTATAAGACCAGCTACTGGGATGATATTCCGGACTGGGCTAAAGATGATAATGGAGACTGGATCATCGGTTACTATGGAACCATCGCTATCATTACAAATAAAGCTCTGGTTTCGGAAGCACCGAAATCCTTTGCGGATATTCTCAAAGGAGATTATATGGTGGGTGTCGGCGATGTGGTAAAAGCCTCTCAGGCTCAAAATGCAGTTCTCTCAGCCGCCATTGCAAACGGCGGATCAGAGAGCAACATCCAGCCCGGCATCGATTATTTTAAAACGCTGGCGGAGCAAGGCAGACTGGACAAAGGAGAGCTCTCTCTGGCAAGACTCGAAAAAGGGGAAATTGCCGTAGCGCTGCTTTGGGATTACAATGCCCTTGGCTACCGGGATCAATTTAAAGCCAACAACCCCAACTCTAATTTCGAAGTAAACATACCGCAGGACGGTTCCATTCAAAGTGGTTACTGTACCGTCATCAATGCCTATACAACCCGGCCTCATGCTGCAGCTCTCGCAAGAGAATACATATTGAGCGACGAAGGCCAGATCAATCTTGCCATCGGTTATGCAAAGCCTGTCAGAAGTAGTGTAATACTGCCTCCTGAAGTCGCTGCAAAGCTCATCAGCAACGATCAATATAAGAATGCCCGAATGGTTCAAGATGCGGACGTTTGGAAAACCACGGTAGAGTCCCTGGGTACCAAATGGCAGGAGGAAGTCATCGCCTATGCAAAGTAG
- a CDS encoding right-handed parallel beta-helix repeat-containing protein translates to MAIINVSPSDNLTELIASDAVSAGDVLLLADGLYLQTVFIDKNFIRIISRSGKAVFSGFSLLLNGFILSGVIGVEIYGVTVRNYVQNGIAITGGSANRIVSNTIHDMGNNGIRITGSAANLIWKNNIRDVGFDGILMISGSTSNWVICNEVNRCGNDGIETFLSNDANNAIVENRVCDCDDNCFEAFGVNTLLLRNKAAKAGSSAYYIASGSNTICIENEGVSSDRGALVTITNVFAACNNFSNNSDTGLLALDDFGIYQGNFISRNRDSGLVFAEGADYNFIYSNKIVCNEPADILDNGTGNNYLKNITG, encoded by the coding sequence ATGGCGATTATAAATGTGTCGCCTTCCGATAATCTAACCGAGCTAATCGCATCGGATGCCGTATCGGCTGGAGATGTACTGCTGCTTGCCGACGGTCTCTATCTCCAAACAGTTTTTATTGATAAGAACTTTATCAGAATCATATCCCGCAGCGGAAAAGCAGTATTTTCAGGATTCAGCCTGTTGCTGAACGGTTTTATTCTATCCGGAGTAATTGGGGTTGAAATCTATGGCGTAACCGTCAGAAACTATGTCCAAAACGGGATTGCGATTACCGGTGGCTCTGCTAACCGGATTGTGAGCAACACAATCCACGATATGGGAAACAACGGAATCAGAATAACAGGTTCTGCTGCAAATTTGATCTGGAAGAACAATATCAGGGATGTCGGGTTTGATGGAATCCTCATGATCTCAGGAAGCACTTCCAACTGGGTCATTTGCAACGAAGTAAACCGATGTGGTAATGACGGCATTGAAACCTTCCTGAGTAATGATGCTAATAATGCCATCGTCGAAAACCGTGTCTGTGATTGCGATGACAACTGTTTTGAAGCGTTCGGCGTGAACACGCTGCTTTTAAGAAATAAAGCTGCAAAAGCAGGCAGCAGTGCCTACTATATCGCAAGTGGAAGCAACACGATCTGCATTGAGAACGAGGGTGTATCCAGCGACCGAGGCGCTTTGGTCACAATCACAAATGTGTTTGCTGCATGCAACAATTTCAGTAATAACAGCGATACAGGACTACTGGCACTTGATGATTTTGGAATTTACCAGGGCAACTTCATTTCCAGAAATCGTGACTCTGGTCTGGTTTTCGCAGAGGGTGCAGACTACAACTTTATCTATTCTAACAAGATCGTATGCAATGAGCCAGCAGATATCCTCGATAACGGAACGGGAAACAATTACCTTAAGAATATTACCGGATAG
- a CDS encoding right-handed parallel beta-helix repeat-containing protein has protein sequence MAIINVSPADNLTELIASAAVSPGDVLLLADGIYTQSVVIEKNDIRVISQSGKAIFSGFFVLINGFILNGVTGTLIYGVEIRNYFQNGIVVTGGSANRIVSNRITVVGGTGIVITSSAENLVWKNRISEVGADGILMISGSTGNRILENHISDCAFDGIETFLSPDANNVIVENDVRGCGDNCFEIFGINCFVYGNKAVEAAQNAYLVFSGPYTALLENKGLISGRGLYVNISNIFAACNSMVSNGGTGVLSLNDYGIYQENLIENNGNSGLLLSISADNNFIFENRIVGNDPADITDSGTGNTFLKNQTGPIFPPIVCDKE, from the coding sequence ATGGCGATTATCAATGTATCGCCTGCCGACAATCTCACAGAACTCATTGCATCAGCTGCCGTGTCCCCGGGAGACGTACTGCTCCTTGCCGACGGCATTTACACCCAGTCTGTTGTGATTGAAAAGAATGATATCAGAGTCATATCCCAAAGTGGGAAAGCCATTTTCTCAGGGTTCTTCGTTTTGATTAACGGCTTTATTCTTAATGGGGTAACGGGAACTTTAATCTACGGAGTAGAAATCAGAAACTATTTTCAAAATGGAATTGTGGTGACTGGAGGTTCAGCAAACCGCATTGTAAGCAACCGCATCACAGTTGTGGGTGGCACTGGAATCGTAATCACCAGCTCTGCCGAAAATCTGGTCTGGAAAAACAGAATTTCAGAGGTCGGAGCTGATGGCATCCTTATGATCAGCGGAAGCACCGGTAACCGGATCCTCGAAAATCATATTTCTGACTGTGCATTTGATGGTATTGAAACCTTCCTCAGTCCCGATGCAAATAACGTAATTGTGGAAAACGATGTACGAGGCTGCGGAGATAACTGCTTTGAAATCTTCGGGATCAATTGTTTTGTCTATGGGAATAAAGCGGTTGAGGCAGCGCAAAACGCATATCTTGTTTTTTCCGGCCCGTATACTGCACTTTTGGAAAATAAAGGGTTGATCAGCGGCAGGGGCTTATATGTGAATATCAGTAACATTTTCGCAGCCTGCAACAGCATGGTCAGCAACGGCGGAACAGGTGTGCTTTCTCTTAATGACTACGGCATTTATCAGGAAAACCTGATTGAAAACAATGGCAACTCCGGTCTGCTGCTCAGCATTTCGGCGGACAATAATTTTATCTTTGAGAATCGGATCGTTGGAAATGATCCGGCGGATATTACGGATAGCGGCACGGGAAACACATTCCTGAAGAATCAAACCGGACCGATTTTTCCGCCGATCGTCTGTGATAAAGAATAA